Genomic DNA from Roseburia intestinalis L1-82:
CGAAGATCTACAGGCTACAAAAAGCTGCTCAGCTACTGGTTAATACAGAAAATAACATACAGGAAATTGCAACGGACTGTGGTTTTGACGACAACAACTATTTTTCCAAACTTTTTAAGAGACATTATCATTCTGTTATTATGTCAAATTCAAAAACATCTGAACATATTTATCCGGTAACTCATGAAGATACCGGAAACACTCATTTGGATCATAGATAATTCCATTTTCGGCGCATCTTTTTCTGAACATATCCATAAGTTTCTCGTTATCAGGGCTTGCCAGATCATATGCATTTCCATATGTATAGATGTATTTTTTCTTAAGCCCTGAAAAATATCTGTCCAATGCCTGATAAAAATATTCCCTGTCTCCATCCCTTAATGTAACTCCCATGTTGAAGCATATGATTCCTTTTACGCCAGCTTCCATACAGTAATCAAGAATACCATTGATGTTTTCCTTTGTATCATTTATAAAAGGTAATATAGGTGTCAGCCACACGACAGTTGGAATCCCTGCCTTTTTAAATTGCATAAGTGCTTCAAATCTCTCATGGGTTGTAGAAACATTCGGCTCTAAAATCTTGCAGAGTGTTTCGTCATAAGTAGTCATTGTCATCTGTACAACAGCTTTTGCTTTCGCGTTGATTGATTTTAAAATATCCATATCCCGCAATATTCTGGTAGATTTTGTCTGAATTGCAACACCATATTCATATTTGTCAATCAGCTCCAAACATCTTCTGGTCAGTTTTAATTTTTCTTCTGCTTGAAGATAAGGATCGCACATAGCACCGGTTCCTATCATACATTTTTTGCGTTTGGATTTTAATGCCTTTTCAAGAAGCTGTGGAGCATTTGCTTTTACCTCTATATCCTCAAATTCATGTGTAAATCCATAGCAGTTACTCCTGCTGTCGCAATAAATGCAGCCATGCGTACAGCCTCTGTATATATTCATTCCATTATTACTTGAAAGAATTCCCTTTGCTTCTACAAAATGCATATGTACTCTCCCCTAATTCTACAAATTGGAATCTATCGCTTTGTCCCATCCTCATTGAAATTATTTTTTAATGCCTTTTCCGTTAGAAAAATAGGCCCAATCAAAAACACCAGTTGTATTACAATGATAATAATACTCAAAATTCCCATTGTATCGTCACTTGCTCCATAAAAAGGAATATGTATAAGCATTGTAGGTCCCAACAGACCAATACCGACTTTCCACCAAAGTTTTCCTGCATGGTCATGTGCAAATCTCCAGGTATCCATATTTATCATTGACATCTTAGTTTGGTATCCCACAACTCCATTGATCTTCTTTGGACAATGTTTCCACATCATTCTGCCCACAATTATCATAATCGCTGGAATAATACAATCGCATATCAAAATAAACCACCAGAACCACATATTGCCACCTCCCGCAATGACCATTCTTCATCATAGCTTCCAAGATAAACTTTATTCTCCAAAAATTCCGGCTGATGCGCTAACAGTTCAAATCCTCGTTTCCTGCATTCTTCGATAGTTCCGTTATTATCTGCCTGAACACCAATTTCTCCAAAATAGTAAGCATTCACATTCTTCGTATGCTCATACATTTCATATGCTGAGCGTGGAATCTCACCGTAAAAGGTTTGTCTGACCGGTAAAACACTTTTATCTTTATCCGGTACCGCTTCGTACATCGTCAGGAAATCCCGTGCAGATTTCAGGGCAAGTGATTTTAATTCTTCATATTCCGCCATGCTTAATGGCTTTTTCTCCTCGTCAAAAAGCACATCTGAGTCTGCATCAGAAATGGTAAGTGTTGACACTTTTTCTTGAATGATCTCAGGTTCCGGAACATCCCAAGTTAAAGCTCCTTTCCACTTCAGGTAAGCTGAAATTTCAGACGACATCTTCCCAATAGCTTCACACTTAGATTTACCTCTTGTAAATGCACCAATGAAATTGGACGCATACAGAATACTGTCATCGCCATTATGTTCCCAAACACACTTCACTTTCATAAAAGAATTTTCCTCCCAAACACCGATTTACTTAAATGCAGTATACCACATGGTCAGCGTCAATGATACTATTATTCTCTTTTATAAAATAAAGAGGAAAACGTTCCAAAACCACTTGACATAGTTTTCAAAACCGCTTACACTGTATACTATAACTATTTAACAGGATTGGAGAACATCATGTTTCAGATTATCGTTGACTCTGCGGCAAATATTCCCGCAGAACTTGTAAAAAAATATAAGATCAAAGTTCTTTCTTTTATCAACTTTGTAAATGGAAAAGAAGTCACCTGTTTTGATCCGGAATTATCCCCGGAAGAGGAACGTCAGAAAGGTCATGAATATTACGATGCCGTACGCCAGGGTGCAGATGTAAAGACCGGTCTGATCAGCACTGCTATATTTGAAGATGCATTCCGCAGTGCCATGGAAAATAACGAAGATGTGCTGTATTTCTCGCTTAGCAAAAATATCAGCGGAAATTTCAACTCCGCAAGACTCGCCGCAGAAGATCTGATGCATGATCCGGTAAACGGCAGAAAAATCCGTCTGATCGATTCACTCAATGCTTCTTTAGCACAGGGAATTTTAGCGATCTACGCAAGTGAAATGCGTGATAAAGGTATGGAGATTGATGAAGTAGCAGATATCTTAGAAACGTACCCTGCAAAGATGAACGGTGTATTTACCGTCGGTGATTTAAAATATCTTTCCAGAACCGGACGTTTGAGCGGCGCAACTGCTCTCGTCGGCAACCTTTTGAGTATCAAACCGATCCTGCGCGGAAACAAAGACGGTTTTATTGTCCAGTACAAGAAATGCCGCGGAAGAAAAGCTGCGTTGAACGAGCTCATCTCTCTTGTCTGTGACAATATCGTGGAACCGGAAAAACAGATCATCGGAATTGCACATGCCGATGCCTACGAAGACTCGCTCTATGTCATGGATAAAATTCAGGAAAAAATCTCTGTGCGGGAATTTATCAATACTTCTTACGATTTCTGTACCGGAAGCCATGTGGGTCCGGATACCATCGCCTTGTTCTTTATGGCAAAAGACAGAGAATTAGGGGCAGGCAAATAAGCCTGCCCTGACCAGCAATTATTCTCTATTTCATTTTTCACTACAGCGCCCTTTCCATGCACACAAACCGCATATCATAAAGACTACATTCCCCCACTTTCTCATATCCCAGATGCATATAAGCACGCATTGCCACCTCATGCCCTTCATGCACCAAAATATGAACAGATCTCTTTCCCTGTTTCCTCAGGACATTCATGGCATACGCCATCATCATCCTTGCCAGTTTTTTATTCTGATACTCTTTCCGGATACAGAGCCTTGCCAGTTCGGCACCCGGAAGCAACGTCTGATTCCAGCATTTTAAGCTGTCCACTGCCTCGTCTGCATCTATGGAGATCGACGCCAGCAGTTCCCCGTCTTCATTTTCCATCACAAAAAGCGCATTTCTGGAAAGATCGGATTCTATTGTGTCAATTCCAGGATAGTACTCATTCCAGCCTGCCGCTCCGCCGATCATGGAATGGTACAATTCTAAGATTTTCCCGGTATCTTCTTTTACAGCGGGGCGGATATAGCGCAAAAATGTGTAATCCGGAATTTTCAATGAATCCGCTGCCTGTGCAAAATATTTTTCTTCGATATGCGGCCAGCGCTTTGCTCCCATATCATTTTCTTCCTGCAGTTTCGCTGCCAGATTAACAAGTTCCGGTGTCAGATCTGTTCCAGTCAGTAAAATGTGCAGATTGTTATTTAAAAACCATGGCGCCATATCATAAAGTCCCGATGTAAAAATATCCAGTATCACCTGATTGCTATCGTAAGGGATCCGCAAAAATTCCGGTTTCCATTCATTTTGACCGGACTCTAAGATGATGGCATGCGCGTATCCCGGATCTCCGATCGCAATTCCACAGGAACCGGTATTCATATAGGTTTTTCCCTGATATCTGCTGATACCCGGAAAATGTGTATGGGCTGCAAGCAGATAGTCAGTATCGATCTCTTCTAATACCTCTTTTGTGCGGTCACTGTCAAGCTGGAGCAGTTCTCTTGTATTGACCGGAGAACCGTGACAGCAGGTAAACGCCGGATATCCTTCCTTTTCATAACGAAACGTGATCGGAAGGCTCTCAAAAAAATCCAGATCTCTTTCCGTGAGCTGCCTGTAAGTATACAAAAGATTGCCGCTGGCGGAATTGGCAAGCCAGAATTTTTCTTCTTCCTCCTTCTCCCGAATCTTACGCTGTTCTATCATATATTCTTCCCGGTTTCCGCGCAGCACATGACATGGGAACTGTTCCATTAATTCATAGAGAAGTTCCATCGTCTGCCTTGCACCGGCGGTATCCGAAATAAAATCTCCCAGAAGCAGAAATTCCTCACATCCGGCATTTACCATATAGTCCACACATGCCCGGAATGCGGTCTGGTTGCTGTGAATATCTGCAATTACTCCAACTTTCATTCCAAAGTATCTTTCCTTTCATTTAACCGCCATTCTTACATGTGAAAATTTAATTTTTCACACTACGGTCTGTCTAAACATTTTCTTCCTTGCAGACATCGACCCAGCCTTTTGCCCCGGCGATCTGCTCAAGTTCCGGGATCGTGAGTTTCACTGCACTGTGGTCATTTCCCGCTGCCGGATATACGATAGTAAATTTTTTCAGACTTTCGTCGAGATACACTTCCACACCATCGTTGATTCCAAACGGGCACACCCCGCCCGGCGCATGACCGATCACTTCCTCAACCGCATCAGACGGAATCATCTTCGCTTTCACATGAAATGTATCCTTGTATTTGCGGTTATCGACTTTCGCCGTGCCTTCCGTCAGAATCAGCACCGCCTGCTCTCCCTGTAAAAAGGACATCGTCTTTGCGATCATGCCCGGCTCCACCCCAAGTGCTTCCGCCGCCATCGCAACGGTTGCCGTGGAATCAGCCAGCTCGATCACATGATCCAAAAATCCTTTATTCTCCAAATATGCTTTCGCTTTTTCTAATGACATATAAATCCTCTTTTCTGTCCGTTTATATCTCATAGTCCATGCAGGATCTCACCGCCGTATACGGTCTGACTTTACTGTCTGCGACTGCCACATGTTTCGGATGTGTACTGTAAGTTTTTAATGCTTCCGCACTCTCAAATGTGGAATCTAGCATGACATCCACGGTTGAACTCGGCAGACAGTCGATGCGCACTTTGATTTCTGTCATTCCCGGGATCTGACCGGCAAGACCTTCTAATCCTTCCTTGATCCCTGCTTTGATCTGTTTTTTCTCCTCCTCTGAAAATTCCTCTTTCAGTTTCCATAAAATAATATGTTTTACCATTTTGTTTTTCCTTTCTTCAGGCGTTATAGACCTGATACCACTATTTTAGTCCTCTTATTTATTTTTGCAATTACGGATCATCCTTCGTACCCGCAAAACTCAAATTTCCTCTTTGCCGCCGTTTTTTGTCCGGATCACAAAGAGAACCACACAAAGAAGCACGATGCAGATTGGAAGTGTCAGCCATACAATGGCGTCAAGTCCCACTACCTTAAAAATACCGATCAGAAGATATCCAACCATACATACACTTCCCACAACAAGCACATACGGAAGCTGTGTCACCACATGGTTGACGTGTTCACAGTGACCACCGGCAGATGCCATGATCGTCGTGTCGGAGATCGGTGAACAGTGGTCTCCGCAGACTGCACCCGCCAGACAGGATGCGATGGAGATAACCATCATCTGTCCTTCCGGAAATACCCCGATCACGATCGGGATCAGAATGCTGAATGTTCCCCAGGATGTTCCGGTTGCAAATGCCAGAAACGCAGCAACCAGGAAAATGATCATCGGAAGAAATCCCTGCATCGCAGATGCAGAATTTGCCACAAGATCTGCCACAAAATATTTTGCACCGAGCAGGTTTGTCATACCCGATAACGTCCACGCCATCGTAAGGATCAGAATCGGCGCGATCATGGACTGGAATCCCTCCGGGATACATTTTGCAAACTCTTCAAAGGACAGCACATCACGCATCATATAATAGATAAATGTAAATACCAGCGTGACCGCACCGCCAAGCACCAGTCCCACCGATGCATCCGAAGCTGCAAACGCATCGACAAAGGAAGCACCCTCAAAAAATCCACCGGTATAAACCATTGCCACAATACAGCTTGCGATGAGAACCGCAACCGGAAGAATCAGATCCAGCACATGTGCTTTCTCATTGATGACCTCTTCTTCATTTCCCTCATAAGGTCTTCCCGGCGTGGTAAACAGATCTCCTGCGATTGCATTCATCTCATGTTTTTTCATCGGTCCAAAGTCAACCCTGAGTACCGTCACAAGTAAAACCATGACCAGTGTCAGTATCGCATACAGGTTATACGGGATCGTCTGTAAAAATACAGCAAAACCGTTGATTCCGGAATCTTCCGGCACCGAGGATGTCACTGCCGCCGCCCACGAACTGATCGGCGCAATGATGCACACCGGAGCTGCAGTCGCATCAATGATATAGGATAATTTTGCGCGGGATACTTTGTGCCGGTCTGTGACCGGACGCATCACACTTCCCACCGTAAGGCAGTTAAAATAATCATCTACAAAGATCAGCACTCCAAGGATCATAACGGAAATCTGCGCACCGATCCTTGTCTTAATATGCTTTGATGCCCATTTTCCAAACGCAGCAGAACCGCCCGCTTTGTTAAGCATCGAGACAAGAATTCCAAGCATGACTAAAAATACAAGGATACCCACATTCCAGGCGTCCGCAAGTTTATACACCATACCCCCGTCTTCCTGAAAGAAGATCGTGTTGATCATCAGTTCTAAATTAAAATTGGAATATAACAGTCCTCCGGTGATGATCCCGGCTAA
This window encodes:
- a CDS encoding SPL family radical SAM protein; its protein translation is MHFVEAKGILSSNNGMNIYRGCTHGCIYCDSRSNCYGFTHEFEDIEVKANAPQLLEKALKSKRKKCMIGTGAMCDPYLQAEEKLKLTRRCLELIDKYEYGVAIQTKSTRILRDMDILKSINAKAKAVVQMTMTTYDETLCKILEPNVSTTHERFEALMQFKKAGIPTVVWLTPILPFINDTKENINGILDYCMEAGVKGIICFNMGVTLRDGDREYFYQALDRYFSGLKKKYIYTYGNAYDLASPDNEKLMDMFRKRCAENGIIYDPNECFRYLHELPDKYVQMFLNLT
- a CDS encoding SdpI family protein; its protein translation is MWFWWFILICDCIIPAIMIIVGRMMWKHCPKKINGVVGYQTKMSMINMDTWRFAHDHAGKLWWKVGIGLLGPTMLIHIPFYGASDDTMGILSIIIIVIQLVFLIGPIFLTEKALKNNFNEDGTKR
- a CDS encoding GNAT family N-acetyltransferase; translation: MKVGVIADIHSNQTAFRACVDYMVNAGCEEFLLLGDFISDTAGARQTMELLYELMEQFPCHVLRGNREEYMIEQRKIREKEEEEKFWLANSASGNLLYTYRQLTERDLDFFESLPITFRYEKEGYPAFTCCHGSPVNTRELLQLDSDRTKEVLEEIDTDYLLAAHTHFPGISRYQGKTYMNTGSCGIAIGDPGYAHAIILESGQNEWKPEFLRIPYDSNQVILDIFTSGLYDMAPWFLNNNLHILLTGTDLTPELVNLAAKLQEENDMGAKRWPHIEEKYFAQAADSLKIPDYTFLRYIRPAVKEDTGKILELYHSMIGGAAGWNEYYPGIDTIESDLSRNALFVMENEDGELLASISIDADEAVDSLKCWNQTLLPGAELARLCIRKEYQNKKLARMMMAYAMNVLRKQGKRSVHILVHEGHEVAMRAYMHLGYEKVGECSLYDMRFVCMERAL
- a CDS encoding DegV family protein, with product MFQIIVDSAANIPAELVKKYKIKVLSFINFVNGKEVTCFDPELSPEEERQKGHEYYDAVRQGADVKTGLISTAIFEDAFRSAMENNEDVLYFSLSKNISGNFNSARLAAEDLMHDPVNGRKIRLIDSLNASLAQGILAIYASEMRDKGMEIDEVADILETYPAKMNGVFTVGDLKYLSRTGRLSGATALVGNLLSIKPILRGNKDGFIVQYKKCRGRKAALNELISLVCDNIVEPEKQIIGIAHADAYEDSLYVMDKIQEKISVREFINTSYDFCTGSHVGPDTIALFFMAKDRELGAGK
- a CDS encoding YbaK/EbsC family protein — protein: MSLEKAKAYLENKGFLDHVIELADSTATVAMAAEALGVEPGMIAKTMSFLQGEQAVLILTEGTAKVDNRKYKDTFHVKAKMIPSDAVEEVIGHAPGGVCPFGINDGVEVYLDESLKKFTIVYPAAGNDHSAVKLTIPELEQIAGAKGWVDVCKEENV
- a CDS encoding helix-turn-helix domain-containing protein — its product is MSKIYRLQKAAQLLVNTENNIQEIATDCGFDDNNYFSKLFKRHYHSVIMSNSKTSEHIYPVTHEDTGNTHLDHR
- a CDS encoding Dabb family protein, producing the protein MVKHIILWKLKEEFSEEEKKQIKAGIKEGLEGLAGQIPGMTEIKVRIDCLPSSTVDVMLDSTFESAEALKTYSTHPKHVAVADSKVRPYTAVRSCMDYEI
- a CDS encoding Na+/H+ antiporter NhaC family protein, with translation MKRKQIGMLIFLAVIVILLFVTANTSGVITDPENYQCGVYATVFALLPPVIAIGLALITKEVYTSLLAGIITGGLLYSNFNLELMINTIFFQEDGGMVYKLADAWNVGILVFLVMLGILVSMLNKAGGSAAFGKWASKHIKTRIGAQISVMILGVLIFVDDYFNCLTVGSVMRPVTDRHKVSRAKLSYIIDATAAPVCIIAPISSWAAAVTSSVPEDSGINGFAVFLQTIPYNLYAILTLVMVLLVTVLRVDFGPMKKHEMNAIAGDLFTTPGRPYEGNEEEVINEKAHVLDLILPVAVLIASCIVAMVYTGGFFEGASFVDAFAASDASVGLVLGGAVTLVFTFIYYMMRDVLSFEEFAKCIPEGFQSMIAPILILTMAWTLSGMTNLLGAKYFVADLVANSASAMQGFLPMIIFLVAAFLAFATGTSWGTFSILIPIVIGVFPEGQMMVISIASCLAGAVCGDHCSPISDTTIMASAGGHCEHVNHVVTQLPYVLVVGSVCMVGYLLIGIFKVVGLDAIVWLTLPICIVLLCVVLFVIRTKNGGKEEI